A genomic region of Desulfosarcina ovata subsp. ovata contains the following coding sequences:
- a CDS encoding cache domain-containing protein: MRKFIEFAFPAFLSVALFGITVFFFILPRMESTIMVNKRETVRELVRSIEYLLATYQSDVDSGVIDLAEAQSRALRRIRSFRYGVEMNNYFWVNDLSGRVHMHPTRPDLVGRDFDTLTDQQVKRLIAGIVRQVNLQKNGFIEYQWKERQDAVKSRPKMAYLSLFEPWGWVIGSGLYYDDARQDIDALTRDLTFVGLGVLAIVALLSGYLAWRGLLVMKGRQDAETALQQSEMRFRKLFMMAPMPMMIVNQYERIVEINDQFKNIIGYTLEELSMEGTWWELAYPDPDYRQSVMAAWQTADDNELKNNTLVEPVEYNLMCKDGRERTMLAGASAIENSILVSFLDITDHKQAEVEHQKIQEQLLQSQKLEAVGVLAGGVAHDFNNMLGAIIGYAELALSKIDADDPIRKNFSGILDAAQRSAVLTRQLLAFARKQAVAPVSFNLNASVDSLLKMLRRLIGENIKLVWLPANAPCPIKMDPGQLDQILANLCINAKDAIADVGTITIKTGSVTFDAKTSASYIDCAPGNYVQLTVSDNGCGIDQEVAAHIFEPFFTTKGLGRGTGLGLSTIYGIVKQNDGFIKLYSEPGIGTTFNIYIPYHSCGTMKKITRPEGDDLPQSQGETILIVEDDPTVHEMVVMILRQLGYTILSAATPSEAIKLAEENCTAIRLIITDVVMPEMNGKELAEHLQKTCPHVKHLFMSGYTANIIVHRGILAEGVNFIQKPFSLKDLAIKIRTILDPPIA; encoded by the coding sequence TTGCGAAAATTCATAGAGTTCGCCTTTCCCGCCTTTCTCAGCGTCGCTTTGTTTGGCATTACCGTTTTTTTCTTCATTCTTCCGCGGATGGAATCCACCATCATGGTAAACAAACGCGAAACCGTGCGGGAATTGGTTCGCTCCATCGAATATCTTCTGGCAACCTATCAATCGGATGTGGACAGTGGCGTGATCGATTTGGCGGAAGCTCAAAGCAGGGCTTTACGAAGAATCCGGTCATTCCGTTACGGCGTCGAGATGAACAATTATTTTTGGGTCAACGATCTTTCGGGACGCGTGCACATGCATCCAACCCGTCCGGATCTGGTTGGCCGCGATTTCGACACGCTAACCGATCAGCAAGTCAAACGCCTGATTGCTGGAATTGTACGCCAGGTCAATCTCCAAAAAAACGGATTCATCGAATACCAGTGGAAAGAACGGCAGGACGCGGTAAAAAGCCGTCCAAAAATGGCCTATCTTTCCCTTTTCGAACCCTGGGGATGGGTCATCGGCTCCGGTCTTTACTACGATGATGCTAGACAGGATATCGATGCGCTGACCCGCGATCTTACCTTTGTCGGTCTGGGAGTTCTGGCGATCGTGGCACTTCTCAGCGGGTATCTTGCCTGGCGCGGTTTGCTGGTCATGAAAGGACGACAAGATGCCGAAACCGCCTTGCAGCAAAGTGAAATGCGATTCCGCAAACTGTTCATGATGGCGCCGATGCCGATGATGATTGTTAACCAATATGAGAGAATCGTGGAGATAAACGATCAGTTCAAGAATATTATCGGTTACACCCTCGAAGAGCTGTCAATGGAAGGAACATGGTGGGAACTGGCCTATCCGGATCCCGATTATCGGCAATCGGTAATGGCGGCTTGGCAAACAGCGGATGACAATGAACTGAAGAACAACACCCTCGTGGAACCCGTTGAATACAATTTGATGTGCAAAGATGGCAGGGAGCGAACCATGTTGGCCGGCGCCAGCGCCATTGAAAACAGCATCCTGGTCAGTTTCCTGGACATTACCGACCACAAACAGGCCGAGGTCGAGCACCAGAAAATTCAGGAGCAACTGCTCCAGTCCCAGAAACTGGAGGCCGTTGGGGTTCTCGCGGGAGGCGTGGCGCATGATTTCAACAATATGTTGGGCGCCATCATCGGATATGCCGAACTGGCCCTGAGCAAAATTGACGCTGACGATCCGATACGAAAAAATTTCTCCGGAATTCTCGATGCGGCCCAGCGCTCCGCCGTCCTTACCCGCCAGTTGCTGGCCTTTGCCCGCAAACAGGCGGTGGCACCGGTGTCATTCAATCTCAATGCCTCGGTCGACAGTTTGCTAAAAATGCTCCGCCGTCTGATCGGGGAAAACATCAAACTGGTCTGGCTGCCGGCAAACGCCCCCTGCCCGATAAAAATGGACCCTGGCCAGCTTGATCAAATTCTGGCCAACCTCTGTATCAACGCCAAAGATGCGATCGCCGATGTCGGCACGATTACCATCAAAACCGGTTCTGTCACTTTTGATGCAAAAACCAGCGCATCGTATATCGACTGCGCTCCCGGCAACTATGTCCAGCTGACGGTCAGCGACAACGGCTGCGGCATCGATCAGGAGGTAGCAGCGCATATTTTTGAACCGTTCTTTACCACCAAGGGGTTGGGCCGGGGGACCGGCCTGGGCCTTTCCACCATTTACGGCATCGTCAAACAAAACGATGGATTCATTAAACTGTACAGCGAGCCGGGTATCGGAACGACGTTCAATATCTATATCCCATATCATTCCTGCGGCACCATGAAAAAAATCACCCGGCCTGAGGGTGACGACCTTCCCCAAAGCCAAGGGGAAACCATCCTCATCGTGGAAGACGATCCAACGGTCCATGAAATGGTCGTGATGATTCTCCGGCAACTGGGTTACACCATTTTATCCGCAGCCACTCCCAGTGAAGCCATTAAACTGGCCGAGGAAAACTGCACGGCCATTCGCCTGATTATTACCGATGTCGTTATGCCGGAGATGAACGGCAAGGAATTGGCTGAACATCTTCAAAAAACCTGTCCACACGTGAAACATCTTTTCATGTCCGGGTACACGGCCAATATTATCGTCCACCGCGGCATTCTGGCCGAAGGGGTCAACTTTATCCAAAAACCGTTTTCCCTGAAAGACCTGGCCATCAAAATTCGGACCATTCTTGATCCGCCAATCGCCTAA
- a CDS encoding amino acid ABC transporter permease codes for MIDKPIKATPTDLILLLGIGAVGAWLLYQALVTADYHWNWQAIPQYLLRFDKTSDQWVPGLIFQGLLVTLRLSFWATALALIMGVVMGLFRTSCSLYRRMIGSGYVALIRNIPVLVWIFIFYYFIGDRILPAVGIGPATMGENTAASGLLRFVAGEPSRAPAFVSGVLALAIYEGAYITEIIRAGIQSIDRGQWEASAGLGFSRGQQLRYIILPQAFRRILPPLAGQFISTIKDSAIVSVISIQELTFQGTELMAATFLTFEVWLTILVIYFIVCLTCGLLVERFEKRLQQNPQRVS; via the coding sequence GTGATCGACAAGCCCATAAAGGCCACCCCCACGGACCTGATCCTGCTGTTGGGAATCGGAGCCGTGGGGGCCTGGCTGCTCTACCAGGCGCTGGTTACCGCCGACTACCACTGGAACTGGCAGGCCATTCCCCAATATCTGCTGCGATTCGATAAAACCAGCGACCAATGGGTGCCCGGGTTGATCTTCCAGGGGCTGCTGGTCACCCTGCGGCTGAGCTTTTGGGCGACCGCACTGGCCCTGATCATGGGGGTGGTCATGGGTCTTTTCCGCACCAGCTGCAGCCTCTACCGGCGCATGATCGGCAGCGGATACGTGGCCCTGATCCGCAACATTCCGGTGCTGGTGTGGATCTTCATCTTCTACTACTTTATCGGCGACCGAATCCTGCCGGCCGTGGGCATCGGTCCGGCGACCATGGGCGAAAACACCGCCGCAAGCGGCCTCCTGCGCTTTGTCGCCGGCGAGCCATCGCGGGCACCGGCCTTTGTTTCCGGGGTACTGGCCCTGGCCATCTACGAGGGCGCGTACATCACCGAAATCATCCGCGCCGGCATCCAGTCCATCGACAGGGGCCAGTGGGAGGCTTCCGCCGGCCTGGGATTCAGCCGCGGCCAGCAGCTCCGTTACATCATCCTTCCCCAGGCCTTTCGACGGATACTGCCTCCCCTGGCCGGGCAGTTCATCTCCACGATCAAGGATTCGGCCATCGTCTCGGTGATCTCCATCCAGGAACTCACCTTTCAGGGGACCGAGCTGATGGCGGCCACATTTCTCACATTCGAGGTCTGGCTTACCATCCTGGTCATCTACTTCATCGTCTGCCTGACCTGCGGGCTTCTCGTGGAGCGCTTCGAGAAGAGACTTCAGCAAAACCCCCAACGGGTGTCATAA
- a CDS encoding branched-chain amino acid ABC transporter permease, with the protein MGGFQDLLQFIFAGITNGAIYALIALGFCVVHNTIGIVNFAQVDFVSLGGMFLFSGLFWSGLPMVVALPLAVGAVVAVGIAVERLGIRPSRSQNHLVLIFLTIGISIVLRGIMKLVWGKNRMAVPPLVDDIPFRIAGAAILPQAVAILMITALVIVLLVFFFHRTRLGLAMRAVASNQTAAMVVGIPVGRVKAASFALAGGLGGLAGVLITPITTLSYDVGVLLGLKGFAAAILGGFGSFPGAILGGVGLGLLESLSAGYWSSDYKDVAAFVVLLLVLFIRPKGLMGK; encoded by the coding sequence GTGGGCGGCTTTCAGGACTTGTTACAATTCATTTTTGCGGGAATCACCAACGGTGCCATCTATGCCCTGATTGCCCTGGGGTTCTGCGTGGTTCACAATACGATCGGGATTGTCAATTTCGCCCAGGTGGACTTTGTTTCCCTGGGCGGCATGTTTCTGTTCAGCGGGCTTTTCTGGAGCGGACTGCCCATGGTCGTTGCCCTGCCCCTGGCCGTGGGGGCCGTGGTCGCCGTCGGTATCGCCGTGGAGCGGCTGGGTATCCGGCCCTCACGCTCCCAGAACCATCTGGTGCTGATTTTTCTGACCATCGGCATCTCCATTGTACTGCGCGGGATCATGAAACTGGTGTGGGGCAAGAACCGCATGGCCGTACCGCCCCTGGTCGACGACATTCCCTTTCGCATTGCCGGTGCCGCCATTTTGCCCCAGGCCGTTGCGATTCTGATGATTACCGCCCTGGTAATCGTACTTCTCGTCTTTTTCTTCCACCGTACACGCCTGGGCCTGGCCATGCGCGCCGTGGCCTCCAACCAGACGGCGGCCATGGTCGTGGGGATTCCCGTGGGTCGCGTCAAGGCGGCCAGTTTCGCCCTGGCCGGCGGTTTGGGCGGACTGGCCGGCGTGCTGATCACCCCCATTACCACATTGAGTTACGATGTCGGCGTACTCCTTGGGCTGAAGGGGTTTGCCGCTGCCATTTTGGGCGGGTTCGGTTCTTTTCCGGGCGCCATCCTTGGCGGGGTGGGGCTGGGATTGCTCGAGTCCCTGTCGGCCGGCTACTGGAGCAGCGATTATAAGGACGTGGCGGCGTTTGTGGTTCTTCTCCTGGTGCTGTTCATCCGGCCAAAGGGGCTGATGGGAAAATGA
- a CDS encoding transporter substrate-binding domain-containing protein: MKIATRLFRIIFLSALVFSIAGAPGALAADTQDSVVEQVIQSGVLRVGMSTFVPWAMKDKTGKLIGFEIDVATRLAKDMGVKVEFVPTKWSGIIPALLTGKFDVIIGGMGILPSRNLKVNFTDPYDFTGMSMVASKKMADGMMGLEAFNQPGIIIAARLGSTAVTATKKYLPKAEIRMFDDEAQAYQEVLNGRVHAVVGSAPTPAFQAIKNPDKLFLPLQGTFTREPIGFAVRKGDVDTLNYFNNWIGYVTAEGWLKERKAYWFETRDWESQLQ; encoded by the coding sequence ATGAAAATCGCAACCCGTTTGTTCCGCATCATATTTTTATCGGCCCTGGTCTTCTCCATTGCCGGTGCGCCCGGGGCCCTGGCCGCCGACACCCAGGATAGCGTCGTCGAGCAGGTGATTCAAAGTGGGGTGCTGCGGGTGGGCATGTCCACCTTCGTCCCCTGGGCCATGAAGGACAAAACCGGCAAGCTGATCGGTTTCGAGATCGACGTGGCCACCCGGCTGGCCAAGGACATGGGCGTCAAGGTGGAGTTCGTCCCCACCAAGTGGTCGGGCATCATCCCGGCGCTGCTTACCGGCAAATTCGATGTGATTATCGGCGGCATGGGCATCCTGCCCAGCCGCAACCTCAAGGTCAATTTTACCGACCCGTACGACTTCACGGGCATGTCCATGGTGGCCAGCAAAAAAATGGCCGACGGCATGATGGGACTCGAGGCATTCAACCAACCCGGCATCATCATCGCCGCGAGGCTGGGCTCCACGGCGGTCACAGCCACCAAGAAGTACCTGCCCAAGGCGGAAATCCGCATGTTTGACGATGAAGCCCAGGCCTACCAGGAGGTGCTTAACGGCCGCGTCCATGCCGTGGTCGGTTCGGCCCCGACACCGGCCTTCCAGGCGATCAAGAACCCGGACAAACTGTTTCTGCCCCTCCAGGGGACTTTCACCCGGGAACCCATCGGTTTCGCCGTACGCAAGGGCGATGTGGACACGCTCAACTATTTCAACAACTGGATCGGCTACGTGACGGCCGAAGGCTGGTTGAAGGAACGCAAGGCCTACTGGTTTGAAACCAGGGATTGGGAATCCCAGCTCCAGTGA
- a CDS encoding amino acid ABC transporter permease produces the protein MNTCDPLISGGSAPADTKRHIIDWLKVVVTAGLLAGLVFAGGAELGYNWQWYRVPRYLYSVSEGHLVAGPLLRGLMVTLQVSGVSLLLSSLIGLVTAICRLSGSFTARVVARAYLELIRNTPLLVQLFFIYFVFSPLVGLSRFASAVLALSLFEGAYASEIIRAGILAVPRGQWEAAESIGLGRYRIYRHVVLPQALRHMTPPLVSQAVSLIKDSALVSTIAIYDLTMKGQEIIAETYLVFELWFTIAAIYLMLTLSLSLITRMMEKRLAMAT, from the coding sequence ATGAACACGTGTGATCCCCTGATATCCGGCGGTAGTGCGCCTGCCGACACAAAAAGGCATATTATTGATTGGCTGAAGGTCGTGGTGACCGCCGGTCTGCTGGCCGGGCTGGTTTTTGCCGGGGGGGCGGAGTTGGGCTACAACTGGCAGTGGTACCGGGTGCCGCGGTATCTGTACAGCGTGTCGGAAGGCCATCTTGTGGCCGGCCCCCTGCTCCGGGGGCTGATGGTTACCCTTCAGGTGTCCGGTGTATCGCTGCTCCTCTCCAGCCTGATCGGTCTGGTGACGGCGATCTGCCGCCTCTCCGGATCGTTTACCGCCCGGGTCGTGGCAAGGGCCTACCTGGAACTGATCCGCAACACCCCGCTTCTGGTACAACTGTTCTTCATCTATTTTGTTTTTTCACCCCTGGTCGGGTTGAGCCGGTTTGCCTCGGCCGTATTGGCTCTGAGCCTCTTCGAGGGCGCCTATGCCTCGGAAATCATTCGCGCCGGCATTCTGGCCGTGCCCCGGGGGCAGTGGGAGGCTGCCGAAAGCATCGGACTCGGCCGGTACCGCATCTACCGCCATGTGGTCCTGCCCCAGGCCCTGCGTCACATGACGCCACCACTGGTCAGCCAGGCGGTCTCCCTGATCAAGGATTCGGCCCTGGTAAGTACCATCGCCATCTACGACCTGACCATGAAAGGGCAGGAAATTATCGCCGAAACCTATCTGGTGTTCGAGCTGTGGTTTACCATCGCCGCCATCTACCTGATGCTGACCCTATCCCTCTCCCTGATCACCCGGATGATGGAGAAGCGGCTGGCCATGGCCACCTGA
- a CDS encoding ATP-binding cassette domain-containing protein, with product MTPSPLLAIEQLTAHYGAAQALFGVDLNVVAGETVALVGANGAGKTTLLKCIMGLMPASGGQMRLDGQVIPKASPARMVRQGLALTPEGREVFPHLSVAENLELGTAALRIGRRETTRRMQSIYDRFVRLAERRDQVAGTLSGGEQQMLAMGRALMAKPRLLLLDEPSLGLAPLITDEIFDIIHHLSRSGVTILLVEQNAARALSASHRAFLMAGGRIVQKGRSKSLLVDPALRAAFLGAASEENPAASRLGAAGLTNIRLEKPDMHNQTFMPDFADQAALAAHQLKGLQWTVRHAYEGSSFYRQRMDAAGVTPDAIRSLDDLRRLPFTTAQDLRDGYPFPLRAVPFEQIVRIHASSGTTGKRKILGYTQKDLDDWIHFFARCYEMAGVTPLDRVQVAVGYGIWTAGMGFQLGCEKLGAMAVPVGPGNVDMHLQFMEDVRSTVFCCTASMALLMAEEIHRRGIADRIHIRKIIYGSERSSRSMRRKISELFGGAELFDITGLTELYGPGAGIECPDHDCIHYWGDYYILEIIDPETMQPVPDGEWGEMVVTTLSKEAAPLIRYRTRDITRIIPGPCTCGSILPRHSRIKGRSDDTIKFRGVNIYPSTIDTILSAIPGLGSEYQMHLTRDGDSGKDFMRLVIERGQGVDAGRSAELIHEIGYQVKKQLLVSVDAELTDYGTLPRTERKSQRVFDTRITDEIV from the coding sequence ATGACGCCCTCCCCCCTTCTCGCCATCGAACAGTTGACTGCCCATTACGGCGCAGCCCAGGCGCTTTTTGGTGTTGATCTGAATGTCGTCGCCGGGGAGACCGTCGCCCTGGTGGGGGCCAACGGGGCGGGCAAGACCACCCTGTTGAAGTGCATCATGGGGCTCATGCCCGCCTCCGGGGGCCAGATGCGGCTTGACGGCCAGGTTATCCCCAAGGCGTCGCCGGCACGCATGGTACGCCAGGGGCTGGCCTTGACCCCCGAGGGCCGGGAGGTCTTTCCTCACCTCTCCGTGGCCGAAAACCTGGAACTGGGCACGGCGGCACTGAGAATCGGCCGCCGCGAAACAACCCGGCGCATGCAGTCGATCTATGACCGGTTCGTCCGTCTGGCCGAGCGCAGGGACCAGGTCGCCGGCACGCTTTCCGGAGGCGAACAGCAGATGCTGGCCATGGGCCGTGCCCTGATGGCCAAACCCAGGCTTCTGCTGCTCGATGAACCCAGCCTCGGGCTGGCCCCGCTGATCACCGACGAAATTTTTGACATTATCCATCACCTGTCGCGCTCCGGCGTGACCATTTTGCTGGTGGAGCAGAATGCCGCCAGGGCACTTTCCGCCTCTCACCGGGCCTTTTTGATGGCCGGCGGGCGGATTGTCCAGAAGGGGCGCAGCAAGTCGCTTCTGGTCGACCCTGCCCTGCGCGCCGCCTTCCTGGGCGCCGCCAGCGAAGAGAACCCCGCGGCCAGCCGGCTGGGCGCCGCCGGCCTGACCAACATCCGCTTGGAGAAACCCGATATGCACAACCAGACATTCATGCCCGATTTCGCCGATCAAGCCGCCTTGGCGGCTCACCAGCTCAAAGGATTGCAGTGGACCGTGCGCCACGCCTATGAAGGTTCGAGTTTTTACCGTCAGCGCATGGACGCGGCCGGCGTCACGCCGGATGCCATCCGCTCGCTGGACGACCTGCGGCGGCTACCCTTTACCACGGCCCAGGACCTGCGCGACGGGTATCCGTTCCCCTTGCGGGCCGTTCCCTTTGAGCAGATCGTGCGCATTCACGCCAGTTCCGGCACCACCGGCAAACGCAAGATCCTTGGCTACACGCAAAAGGATTTGGACGACTGGATTCATTTTTTTGCCCGCTGTTACGAAATGGCCGGCGTCACGCCCCTGGACCGGGTGCAGGTCGCCGTGGGCTACGGTATCTGGACGGCCGGCATGGGCTTCCAGCTGGGCTGCGAGAAATTGGGCGCTATGGCCGTACCGGTGGGGCCTGGTAATGTGGACATGCACCTGCAGTTCATGGAGGACGTGCGCTCGACGGTTTTCTGCTGCACCGCCTCCATGGCCCTGCTCATGGCCGAGGAGATCCACCGTCGCGGCATCGCCGACCGGATCCATATCCGCAAGATCATTTACGGCTCCGAGCGCAGTTCCCGCTCCATGCGCCGTAAAATTTCCGAACTTTTCGGCGGGGCCGAACTTTTCGACATCACCGGGCTGACCGAACTCTACGGCCCCGGTGCCGGCATCGAATGCCCGGACCACGACTGCATCCACTACTGGGGCGACTACTATATTCTGGAGATCATCGATCCGGAGACCATGCAGCCGGTCCCCGACGGCGAGTGGGGTGAGATGGTGGTGACCACCCTCAGTAAGGAGGCGGCTCCGCTGATCCGCTACCGCACCCGGGACATCACCCGCATCATTCCCGGCCCGTGCACCTGCGGCTCGATCCTGCCCCGCCACTCGCGCATTAAGGGCCGCAGTGACGATACGATCAAATTCAGAGGGGTGAACATCTACCCCTCGACCATCGATACGATTCTTTCGGCCATCCCGGGACTGGGCTCGGAATACCAGATGCATTTGACCCGCGACGGTGATTCGGGAAAGGATTTCATGCGTCTGGTGATCGAGCGGGGGCAGGGGGTGGATGCCGGCCGCAGTGCCGAACTGATCCATGAAATCGGCTACCAGGTCAAGAAACAGCTGCTGGTCAGTGTCGATGCGGAACTAACCGATTACGGCACGCTGCCACGCACCGAGCGCAAGAGCCAACGGGTATTCGATACGCGGATTACGGATGAAATCGTATAG
- a CDS encoding branched-chain amino acid ABC transporter permease — MMTTRDKLFYFLYLHRTGLTVFGISLLLLVWPLVERNPYNLGLSNLIAIYALVVLGLNLFIGYTGQISLGHAAFFAIGAYGSAIGTTTFGLPVWPVMVAVALATALVALAVGLPALKLSGHYLAMATLGFNIVVYTILVQWDVVTGGPSGFAGIPYLAIGPLVFDNEVRFHYLVWTFAMLALLLCLNLVRSGVGRGLAALAEDETAAAALGVDIRRAKIKVFVLSAVLAALAGSLFAHCYAFVSPDSFGIFVSVDFVIMVVVGGMGSIWGTLFGTALITLLPEWIESLESFKDILHGLILVLILLFLPQGLVTGIVDAIRTRIAVGRHHA; from the coding sequence ATGATGACGACCCGAGACAAACTGTTTTATTTTCTTTACCTGCACCGGACGGGGCTGACCGTGTTCGGCATTTCCCTATTGCTTCTGGTCTGGCCGCTGGTGGAACGTAACCCCTATAACCTTGGTCTTTCCAACTTGATCGCCATCTATGCCCTGGTGGTGCTGGGGCTTAACCTGTTTATCGGTTATACCGGACAGATCAGCCTGGGGCATGCCGCCTTTTTCGCCATCGGCGCCTACGGCTCGGCCATTGGAACGACCACCTTCGGGCTGCCGGTCTGGCCGGTGATGGTCGCCGTGGCCCTGGCGACCGCCCTGGTGGCCCTGGCGGTGGGCCTCCCGGCCCTGAAACTCAGCGGGCACTACCTGGCCATGGCCACCCTGGGATTCAACATCGTCGTCTACACCATCCTGGTGCAGTGGGACGTGGTTACCGGCGGCCCCAGCGGTTTTGCCGGCATCCCCTATCTTGCCATCGGCCCGCTGGTGTTTGACAATGAAGTCCGTTTTCACTACCTGGTGTGGACCTTTGCCATGCTGGCCCTGCTGCTTTGCCTCAACCTGGTGCGCAGCGGTGTGGGCCGTGGCCTGGCGGCCCTGGCCGAAGACGAGACCGCGGCAGCCGCCCTGGGGGTGGACATCCGGCGCGCCAAGATAAAGGTGTTTGTGCTCTCGGCCGTCCTGGCCGCCCTGGCCGGCAGCCTCTTCGCCCATTGCTATGCCTTCGTCAGCCCGGATTCCTTCGGTATTTTCGTTTCCGTAGATTTCGTCATCATGGTCGTGGTGGGGGGGATGGGATCCATCTGGGGAACCCTTTTCGGCACGGCCCTGATCACCCTGTTGCCCGAGTGGATCGAGAGCCTGGAGTCGTTCAAGGATATCCTTCACGGCCTGATTCTGGTGCTGATCCTGCTGTTTTTGCCCCAGGGGCTGGTAACGGGAATTGTGGACGCGATACGCACGCGCATCGCGGTGGGGCGCCACCATGCTTGA
- a CDS encoding ABC transporter ATP-binding protein, which produces MLELTRVSKWFGGLPALQAVSFRLDPGRVTALIGPNGAGKSTLINCVSGVDRAGEGAIRLDGRSIATLPAHQIAALGIARTFQNLKLFDRLSVLDNVLAGLTVTAERSFIRSMLRLPTLRHQERRLRLRGLQALDDFGLTEKSAWPAGALAYGEKKRVEMARAFVSDPRLVLLDEPVAGLNTIETARIARHIRRQRSAGHTMLLVEHDMELVMDVADHVVVLDSGRCIASGPPAAIRSNPLVLEAYLGRMEATA; this is translated from the coding sequence ATGCTTGAGCTGACCCGCGTGAGCAAATGGTTCGGAGGACTGCCGGCCCTGCAGGCGGTTTCTTTCCGCCTCGACCCGGGCCGCGTGACCGCCCTGATCGGTCCCAACGGTGCCGGCAAGTCCACTTTGATCAACTGCGTCAGTGGGGTGGACCGGGCCGGGGAGGGCGCCATCCGGCTGGACGGGCGATCCATCGCGACCCTGCCGGCCCATCAGATTGCCGCCCTGGGCATTGCCCGCACCTTCCAGAACCTGAAGCTGTTCGACCGGCTGAGCGTGCTGGACAACGTGCTGGCCGGCTTGACTGTGACCGCCGAACGCTCCTTTATCCGCTCCATGCTGCGCCTGCCGACCCTGCGCCACCAAGAGCGCCGGTTACGCCTGCGCGGGCTGCAGGCCCTGGACGATTTCGGTCTGACCGAAAAATCCGCCTGGCCGGCAGGGGCCCTTGCTTACGGGGAGAAAAAACGCGTGGAGATGGCACGGGCCTTTGTGAGTGATCCCCGGCTGGTGCTGCTGGATGAACCGGTGGCCGGGCTGAACACCATCGAGACCGCCCGCATTGCCCGCCACATCCGGCGGCAGCGCAGTGCCGGGCACACCATGCTGCTGGTGGAACACGATATGGAACTGGTCATGGATGTGGCCGACCATGTGGTCGTGCTGGACAGCGGGCGTTGCATCGCCAGTGGCCCGCCGGCCGCCATCCGCAGCAACCCCCTGGTTCTGGAGGCCTATCTGGGCCGCATGGAGGCGACGGCCTGA
- a CDS encoding ABC transporter substrate-binding protein has translation MRGIGKLTAAVAVALMLMAGGSADAKETIKIGAFFDVSGPAAVIGTPTKLVADMVVDKINAAGGVNGKPIELIVGDTEGDPAKAVNIAKKFIYKDKVAAIIGPTRTGTGMAVKKIIHAGKVPAFMTVGGDPVIMGGEKLGPFDWVFKSPQRSSVAAKRLFMYLKEKGLTKIALLTASDGFGKDGSRWLDKLAPEFGIEIAAKEGFNPKDTDMTTQLTNAKNAAPQAIVVWTIGPAGAIVSKNRAQLGIDIPLFQCHGQPDPTYIKLAGSASEGDRMPATKLMVADELPDSDVQKPVIQEFVRLYTEQYHYDKQFPINTHSGYAWDAIMIVAEAMKKAGSDAEALRRAIEQTNGYVGVSGVYTLTPEDHNGLDVDSMVIVAVKDGKFVMAP, from the coding sequence ATGAGAGGAATCGGGAAACTGACGGCGGCGGTAGCCGTCGCATTGATGCTGATGGCCGGGGGCAGTGCTGATGCAAAAGAGACGATCAAGATCGGTGCGTTTTTCGACGTGTCCGGACCGGCGGCGGTGATCGGCACGCCCACCAAGCTGGTGGCCGACATGGTGGTCGATAAAATCAACGCTGCCGGGGGGGTAAACGGCAAACCCATCGAACTGATCGTCGGCGACACCGAGGGCGATCCGGCCAAGGCGGTCAACATCGCCAAGAAGTTTATCTACAAGGACAAGGTCGCCGCCATTATCGGACCCACCCGCACCGGCACCGGCATGGCCGTCAAGAAGATCATTCATGCCGGCAAGGTACCGGCGTTTATGACCGTGGGCGGCGACCCGGTGATCATGGGCGGCGAAAAACTGGGCCCATTTGACTGGGTCTTCAAATCTCCCCAGCGGTCCTCGGTGGCAGCCAAGCGGCTGTTTATGTACCTGAAGGAGAAGGGCCTGACCAAAATCGCCCTTTTGACCGCATCCGACGGATTCGGCAAGGACGGTTCCCGGTGGCTGGACAAACTGGCGCCCGAGTTCGGTATCGAGATTGCTGCCAAGGAAGGCTTCAATCCCAAGGACACCGACATGACCACCCAACTGACCAACGCCAAGAACGCCGCCCCCCAGGCAATTGTGGTCTGGACCATCGGTCCGGCCGGTGCCATCGTTTCCAAAAACCGCGCCCAGCTAGGTATCGACATCCCGCTCTTCCAGTGTCACGGCCAGCCGGATCCGACCTATATCAAACTGGCCGGCAGTGCCTCGGAAGGCGACCGCATGCCGGCCACCAAGCTGATGGTGGCCGATGAACTGCCTGACAGCGATGTGCAGAAACCGGTCATCCAGGAGTTCGTGCGACTCTACACCGAGCAGTACCATTACGACAAACAGTTCCCCATCAACACCCATTCCGGCTATGCCTGGGATGCCATCATGATCGTGGCCGAGGCCATGAAAAAGGCCGGCAGCGATGCCGAAGCCCTGCGCCGTGCCATCGAGCAGACAAACGGTTATGTGGGCGTCTCCGGCGTCTACACCCTTACGCCGGAAGATCACAACGGCCTGGATGTGGATTCCATGGTGATCGTTGCGGTCAAGGACGGAAAGTTTGTCATGGCCCCATAG